DNA from Elaeis guineensis isolate ETL-2024a chromosome 2, EG11, whole genome shotgun sequence:
ATCGGTAAGTACAATCTTTTGGTACAGGTTTTTGTCATGCAGCTTGGCAGAGCAATATGCATGTCACTTTTCTTATTTGTTTCAATCTAGCTGTAGTAAAATCtcatttcttctctctctctctctctctctctctctctctctctatctatctatctatctatctgaaTTTTAATCTGAAAGCCATGGATTCTCCATTTGTGGATACACACAAGCATTTGAGTGCTTGAGCGTCTTCACAAGCATGTGTTGCACATGTGTACAAAAACAAATGGTGCTATGTTATATCTACTAAGAATCAACCTACAACACAATGAAACAAACATGGTCATAATCAACATTTTGGCCCTTATCATAGATCATTTAATTTTGAGTTGTTAGAGCATCCCGTGGCTGTGAGTTGATTATCTTCAATAAGGCAATGTCCTATTTACCGTAATTTGGAATTTTTCTTTCATACTCCGGTAAATTATGCATCCACTATTGACTACTATGTTTTTCACTTGTTATGCAGCTACTATCTGTCTTTGACTCATGGTAAGATTATGATGACACACCTTCCATAATGTGCTTATTTGCCTTTAAAATGGAGGAAGTTTTTGAGACTTTCTCTGCATTTTTGAAAAAATGGACATGTTCCTACCACCTCCCAAAATTTAGGCTTGTTATCGCTGAAATGACTAATatagattttggatttgagtttgtCTGAGTTCAAAGCAAAGCCCCATTCCAGACTTTGTTTGTCCTAGAGCAGTATCGGATGGAAAATACATCCAAGTTATCGAGTCAGCAAGagcaaaatgagaaaaaaatgatgtaaaataaaatttgggGACCGTATTTGAAAATTTGATCAAGCATGCATTGAAACAACACTATCTGAGGCTCTTTTGGCTGTATCAAGCTCTGATATTGTTCTAAACTCATATTTTTCACTGTTGTAGCTCCTATGTAGGTGTGAACCCAGAGGTTGTTTCTTTCAGATATTGGGTCATGTGGTTATATCATTAATTGCTGCCTCACATGCTTGGAATATTTTTTGCCTTTAGGCATAATTAAATGAAGTGCTAACTTATTTTGCTTCCATGGCCTAGATTTTTACATCGGCAAAAAGTTGATGCTGAGATGTCTCCCTTTTTTCCAGCAGTTTAGCCTTTTGTTGTATGTTTTAAATGGCTGCTCTTATGATGTGGAGTTATGAAATATTCAGTGATTATTAGTCACTTTCTAATCTTTCAGTGATTAGGCAACTTATGCGTTCAATTAACTGCTAAAACTGTTAAGCTGCTATAAACTAAAGTCCAgttcttttgaaaaaattcagtTGCTAACCACTTGTTTGTTCATGACTGGCAATCAATAAATTGCAGATAATGTTGCGAACAAAGCAACTTGGTACTCTCTCCCATTGTGCTAGGTCCTTCTATCTTAGTGGTTCAAGATGTGGGAGTGCAGATGGAGCTTCATGTACTTGCTCTGAAGATGAAAGTTGTGTTTCAAAAAGGCAGTCTAATAACACTTTCAAGCAGAAGAAAGGCAATTTAGTGGATGAAGCTCCAGCAAATGCAGGATCTACCTGTTTATCGAGTGCGATTGGATCAATTGGTCATCACAGTTCAGGTTACACAGCTTCAGCCCCGCATGTCATCTCCTCTACCTCTTCTTTGAAATCAAGCTCAAGTTATGTTAACAGAAAAATCAACTGTGCTAATGAGAGTGGTCATGCCTCCGGGAATGATTTGCTGCATTCGTCTAAGCTGACTGCTGAGCGCTATGTCAAGGCAGGCATTGCATCTGTTGGCATGTTCTCTGAGTTAGTGAATTACAGGATCCCGGCAGCCAACCAGCATGTCCTTTTCGCACCCCAAAATGGCGTGGTTGATTCTACCCAGCCCTTTACTACCAGCAAGTCTTCTAATAGCAAGCCCCGTAACAGAGCTAATAATCCCAGAACTGAGCCAAATGCATCTGCTAACATAGTAGGAGGATCTAATTCAAATTCTACAGCTCAGAATGGTACTGGAAATAAAGCTTCAAAGGCTGGTTATGTAAAATCTAAGCAAAATATGCCTGGAACATCAGTTATGTCTCATGGATCGCCAGTGGATATGAAGAGTCAAAGGCAGTGTATACCGCAGAGAGAAAAGTTCCATTCTGACAGCTTCATATCAGATGCCAAGCCTGGAGGAAGAACCTCAGAAAAGAAAGTGGCATTTGCATCTGCCGAGAATATTAAGTCTGCTAATAAGTCTCGACATCCAATGAGATCCACAAGATTGTATGCAGGTGCTTCTTCTGCAGGTCTTTCCATAAAGTCAGGGCATGCAGTTGAACAATATTACCAGACATTACAACAGTTAAAATGGGGACCAACAACAGAAGAGGCTTTGGATAATCTACATTTCAAACTGGATGCATACCAAGCAAATCAGGTACTTAAATTGCTCCGTGATCACTCTGTTGCTCTTGAATTTTTCAAATGGTTAAAATGTCAGCTTGGATTCAAACATGATGTGCATACTTATACCACCATGATTGGTATCCTTGGCCAAGCAAGGCAGTTCGGTGCTATGAGAAGACTTCTAGACGAGATGATCAGGGATGGTCTCCACCCAACTGTAGTAACTTACAATCGTCTAATTCATGCCTATGGCCGTGCTAATTACATAGGTGAGGCTGTTAGAGTGTTCCAGGAGATGCAGGCAGCTGGTTATGAGCCCGACCGAGTGACTTACTGCACGCTCATTGATATCCATGCAAAAGCTGGATTTTTGGAGGTTGCGCTGGGCTTGTATCGACAGATGCAAGAAGTAGGCCTGTCACCAGACACTTTCACATACAGTGCAATGGTCAATTGCCTTGGAAAAGGTGGGCATCTTGCTGCTGCATACAAGCTGTTCTGTGAGATGATCGAACAGGGCTGTGTTCCAAATCTGGTTACATACAATATCATGATTGCTCTGCAGGCAAAAGCAAGGAACTATACTAGCGTAATGAAGCTTTACAGAGACATGCAGGCTGCTGGATTTCGTCCTGATAAGATCACCTACAGTATTGTTATGGAGGTTTATGGTCAGTGTGGGCGTCTTGATGAAGCAGAATCTGTGTTTATGGAGATGAAACGTGATTGGGTTCCTGATGAACCTGTGTATGGTCTTCTTGTGGACTTATGGGGTAAAGCTGGCAATGTAGACAAGGCTCGATCATGGTATCAAGCGATGCTTGATGGAGGCCTGCAGCCTAATGTACCCACATGCAATTCTCTGCTGAGTGCATTTCTTAAGGTGCACAGGTTCTCGGATGCCTATGATGTGCTTCAGAACATGCTCGGACTGGGACTGGTCCCCTCACTGCAAACATACACTCTTCTTCTCAGCTGCTGTACTGGGACACACTCACGGATGGGGTTGTGTTGTCAACTCATGGCCATGACAGGTCACCCAGCTCATACATTCCTTCTATCACTGCCAGATGCAGAACCAGGCGGACAAAATGTGAGGTACCATGCAAGTAGTTTCTTGGATCTGATGCACACCGAGGATAGGGAGAGTAAGAGGGCTCTCATGGATGCCATTATAGATTTCCTTCACAAGTCAGGCCTTAAGGAGGAGGCTGGATTGGTATGGGAGGTGGCCGCACAGAGAAATATGTATCCAGATTCAGTCAGGGAGAAGAGCTCCTCATATTGGCTCATTAACCTCCATGTGATGTCTGAGGGAACTGCAAAGACAGCATTATCAAGGACCCTTGCATGGTTCCATAGGCAGATGCTAGCCTCAGGTGTCGGGCTCCAGCGTATCGATATTATTACCGGCTGGGGCAGGCGAAGTAGAGTTACAGGGTCATCATTGGTTCGGCAGTCTGTCCAGGAGCTGCTCAATCAATTCCAGTTTCCCTTCTTCACTGAAAACGGCAACTCAGGGTGTTTCGTGGGATATGGGGAGTCTCTTAACAGATGGCTGCTAAATTCTTATGTGGACCGCATGCATTTAGCATAGTAAGTTTTCCTTCTATTTTCCTCCTGGATTTTACCCTGATGCAATTTTGATGGGCTCAGATGGATATTGTCTGCCCATGCATCGGTTTCATTTGACTTCTCGCTATGTTGTTGTGTAAATTGAATGGCTAGCTGTATTTATTGCAGGTTGAGTGTGGCTGGTGCTTTCTGTTGCATGATAGTGCTTAAGTTGTGAAATTAGTGTTCATTTGTTTGGCTTTTGTAAACCATCTCATACTTCAATTTTTGGGTAGCATCCTTGCCAATTATGATGGAGAGTGTGAAATTACTGATTTGTGTATGTTCTACCCGGCATTGATTTTGTCAGGAAGAGAAATGTTGAGATAAATGGGATGCGGACGTAAGCAAAGTCCTGAAACGGTTGGTGGAGTCCATGTAGGATATCAAAGTCCTAAAACTCCGACATACTAATTGCTTCTAAAGATAGGCGAGTCGGAATGTCGCTGCTGACAAAATTGATACTAATTGGTTTCttcaaaaaaggaaagaagaaacgaTTGAGATCAATGACAGATCTCAGCAAATTCGCAATGGGTCCAATACATAGGTACGAGGTTGGAACCAATCTTTTACGAGCACGTCATGCGAGTGCCCTATGTTGCATACCCCGGATGAGCCCCGAATGTGGTTTTCTGCGTCGTGCACTAAGGTAGGTGGTTTATTAGGGTAGCATTTGATGAAATTCCAACGAACAAAAATCTAACCAAAAAGAAAGCAATTGCCTTCTCAATCTTAAGTGGTTGACCACTTTTTTTGTTGGCATGCCGATGCTGCCATGTTGCTTCTCTTAATGCTGGACCATGCAACATGTATAACCTTTTACGATGACTTGTTGCAGTATCTAACATGCAATTGACAAGggtgctatcctaaaacaatatCTCCAGCGATGCTCTAGAATCTTTATATTCTTGCAGTCGTATTTTATAGGCTGAGAGATACACTGGTATGAAGGAGGGATTTGATATATGTAGAAGATATGAACATGGATAGAGGCAGTCTAAAAATCACAAGGAAGGAACTAGTAATGAAAATTTTGACATTTTTCTGAAAGTACGACCCGAAACCAAGTGGAATCGAGGAAAATGATTGACGTACCAGAAACCAACTATTTTGTGGTCAAGATTTATTAAGTTGACTGGAGTTGTTCCAAAATAAACGCAACACTGAATTTCATTAATATTTAAGCAGATTATATCCCATAACATAATAaacatttattatatatatatatatatatatatatatataaaaggaatGCTATGCTTATGCAAAACTCTCCTCTTGTCATGTGGACACTAGATTAATGATGGTAATGATGAGGAAACTGGATTAATACTATGTTCTTCTATTCAAAGCTAATGATTACTAATGGCAAGAAGCATATCCTTCTCACTATTTCTCCAAAATAATCAAATACAATTCTGGCATTCAAAGCAAATCAGTAACCTTACGAAGCATATCGCCCACTACATGATAAAATGATAACAATTAATTATTAGTCCATATAAAGTGCATTTAAAGCAATTTCATTTTCTAGTATGCCATTAGTTAAATTTCTATATTACATCTTGTACTGTTGTATTACAAtggatattttaatattttaaagtaCAATATGTTTAATACAATCCATTAGCAAAATATTGTAATAGCTCTTATTTAGCACAATATTCTGATGTTACAGCATGTATATGACAATTAATAGTATATATATCATTtactatataatatattatttatcataTATCAATTAAATTGGATAATTAAGTAACATAATTGGTATTACACAGaataaatatatcaaatataaaaattatggcactaatagtaatataataaaattacatTGATAGGATATGGTTAATGATGGTAATGATGTGGAAACTGGATTAATACCATGTTCTCCCATTCAAAGTGAATCATTAATGGCAAAAATCATACCTTTCTCAACATCTCTGAAAAATAGTTAATACCATTCTCGCATTCAAAGCAAATCAGTGATATAAAGAGGCGTATCTCCCACTCCAGTgcaaaaatataacaatctaatTTTTAGTCCACGTCAACTGCATCTCAAGCAATTTCATTTTCTGACATGTTTAAGTTAAATTTTTACATTAAGTTTTGCACTTCCATATCGCAATGGATATTTTAATATATTGGAATACGACATGAATAATATAATCCATAAGTAAAATATTGTCATAATTCTTATTTAGTGCACTGTTTTGATATTATAACAAGTATATGATAACTAATCATTATatgatatatcatttagttcttctgtgatggcccagcccatgtaagaatcccagcccaccaaagcacaaaacgaaaaaaaaaaaaagaaaaataggggagaagactcccttcctcctctcgccggctcccaatcggagtcggaaagagccccctccggccctatttaaggaggagaaccctcttctctccctctcatcgagaaatcccgaggcaaaacggcggcaatcgtcggaaaattctcacggagatccgtcactgtgtccgtc
Protein-coding regions in this window:
- the LOC105054119 gene encoding pentatricopeptide repeat-containing protein At1g74750 isoform X1, coding for MLRTKQLGTLSHCARSFYLSGSRCGSADGASCTCSEDESCVSKRQSNNTFKQKKGNLVDEAPANAGSTCLSSAIGSIGHHSSGYTASAPHVISSTSSLKSSSSYVNRKINCANESGHASGNDLLHSSKLTAERYVKAGIASVGMFSELVNYRIPAANQHVLFAPQNGVVDSTQPFTTSKSSNSKPRNRANNPRTEPNASANIVGGSNSNSTAQNGTGNKASKAGYVKSKQNMPGTSVMSHGSPVDMKSQRQCIPQREKFHSDSFISDAKPGGRTSEKKVAFASAENIKSANKSRHPMRSTRLYAGASSAGLSIKSGHAVEQYYQTLQQLKWGPTTEEALDNLHFKLDAYQANQVLKLLRDHSVALEFFKWLKCQLGFKHDVHTYTTMIGILGQARQFGAMRRLLDEMIRDGLHPTVVTYNRLIHAYGRANYIGEAVRVFQEMQAAGYEPDRVTYCTLIDIHAKAGFLEVALGLYRQMQEVGLSPDTFTYSAMVNCLGKGGHLAAAYKLFCEMIEQGCVPNLVTYNIMIALQAKARNYTSVMKLYRDMQAAGFRPDKITYSIVMEVYGQCGRLDEAESVFMEMKRDWVPDEPVYGLLVDLWGKAGNVDKARSWYQAMLDGGLQPNVPTCNSLLSAFLKVHRFSDAYDVLQNMLGLGLVPSLQTYTLLLSCCTGTHSRMGLCCQLMAMTGHPAHTFLLSLPDAEPGGQNVRYHASSFLDLMHTEDRESKRALMDAIIDFLHKSGLKEEAGLVWEVAAQRNMYPDSVREKSSSYWLINLHVMSEGTAKTALSRTLAWFHRQMLASGVGLQRIDIITGWGRRSRVTGSSLVRQSVQELLNQFQFPFFTENGNSGCFVGYGESLNRWLLNSYVDRMHLA
- the LOC105054119 gene encoding pentatricopeptide repeat-containing protein At1g74750 isoform X2, with the translated sequence MLRTKQLGTLSHCARSFYLSGSRCGSADGASCTCSEDESCVSKRQSNNTFKQKKGNLVDEAPANAGSTCLSSAIGSIGHHSSGYTASAPHVISSTSSLKSSSSYVNRKINCANESGHASGNDLLHSSKLTAERYVKAGIASVGMFSELVNYRIPAANQHVLFAPQNGVVDSTQPFTTSKSSNSKPRNRANNPRTEPNASANIVGGSNSNSTAQNGTGNKASKAGYVKSKQNMPGTSVMSHGSPVDMKSQRQCIPQREKFHSDSFISDAKPGGRTSEKKVAFASAENIKSANKSRHPMRSTRLYAGASSAGLSIKSGHAVEQYYQTLQQLKWGPTTEEALDNLHFKLDAYQANQVLKLLRDHSVALEFFKWLKCQLGFKHDVHTYTTMIGILGQARQFGAMRRLLDEMIRDGLHPTVVTYNRLIHAYGRANYIGEAVRVFQEMQAAGYEPDRVTYCTLIDIHAKAGFLEVALGLYRQMQEVGLSPDTFTYSAMVNCLGKGGHLAAAYKLFCEMIEQGCVPNLVTYNIMIALQAKARNYTSVMKLYRDMQAAGFRPDKITYSIVMEVYGQCGRLDEAESVFMEMKRDWVPDEPVYGLLVDLWGKAGNVDKARSWYQAMLDGGLQPNVPTCNSLLSAFLKVHRFSDAYDVLQNMLGLGLVPSLQTYTLLLSCCTGTHSRMGLCCQLMAMTGHPAHTFLLSLPDAEPGGQNVRYHASSFLDLMHTEDRESKRALMDAIIDFLHKSGLKEEAGLVWEVAAQRNMYPDSVREKSSSYWLINLHVMSEGTAKTALSRTLAWFHRQMLASGVGLQRIDIITGWGRRSRVTGSSLVRQSVQELLNQFQFPFFTENGNSGCFVGYGESLNRWLLNSYVDRMHLA